From a single Deltaproteobacteria bacterium GWC2_65_14 genomic region:
- a CDS encoding molybdenum cofactor biosynthesis protein C, with the protein MADVSGKGETVRTAVAEGRVFLSRPAWEMLRKGEIPKGDVLSVARVAGISAAKDTSRILPLCHPLPLDSVRVDLSLPAPGEVRIEAEAKTCAKTGVEMEALTAVAAAALCVYDMAKPVDRSIRIEGIRLLRKTGGKLGDYVAPGLESPRRSRTASRAASRDSSSGSGRGPKRSR; encoded by the coding sequence ATGGCCGACGTATCGGGGAAGGGGGAAACCGTCCGGACGGCGGTCGCCGAAGGGAGGGTGTTCCTGTCCCGTCCGGCCTGGGAAATGCTGAGGAAGGGAGAGATCCCGAAGGGAGATGTCCTGTCGGTGGCGCGCGTGGCCGGGATCTCCGCGGCCAAGGACACCTCCCGGATCCTTCCCCTGTGCCACCCGCTCCCGCTCGATTCGGTCCGGGTCGATCTTTCCCTCCCCGCGCCGGGAGAGGTGCGGATCGAGGCGGAGGCCAAGACCTGCGCGAAGACGGGGGTCGAAATGGAGGCGCTCACCGCGGTGGCCGCCGCAGCGCTCTGCGTCTACGACATGGCCAAGCCGGTGGACCGGTCGATCCGGATCGAGGGGATCCGCCTGCTGCGGAAAACCGGCGGGAAACTCGGAGACTACGTGGCGCCCGGCCTGGAAAGCCCCCGGCGGAGCCGGACCGCCAGCCGGGCGGCCTCCCGGGATTCCTCCTCCGGCAGCGGGCGCGGGCCGAAACGGTCCAGGTGA
- a CDS encoding nicotinate (nicotinamide) nucleotide adenylyltransferase, translating into MPPPRTSAALFGGTFDPFHIGHLRMAIEVKEAFSLPRVVFLPARHPPHKPGQPVSDAAQRLAMTAAAIRGIPGFEVSDLELRREGPSYSLDTVLEFRRAGPGVDWLFVMGADSFAEIATWHRYREFLAACDFILLPRPGAAGEPSPPEGLRIEKEKPHCYSWNGESYLLPGGRKLFCPAFPALDISSRGIREKVACGKSIRGLVPPEVEKHIAGNRLYTRPGEG; encoded by the coding sequence GTGCCTCCCCCGCGAACATCCGCGGCCCTATTCGGCGGAACCTTCGACCCGTTCCACATCGGGCACCTGCGGATGGCGATCGAGGTGAAGGAGGCCTTTTCCCTCCCCCGGGTCGTCTTCCTGCCGGCCCGCCATCCCCCGCACAAGCCGGGGCAGCCGGTCTCCGACGCCGCGCAGCGGCTGGCGATGACCGCCGCCGCCATCCGGGGGATTCCCGGATTCGAGGTGTCCGACCTGGAGCTGCGCAGGGAAGGCCCCTCCTATTCCCTGGACACCGTCCTGGAGTTCCGCCGGGCCGGGCCCGGGGTCGACTGGCTCTTCGTGATGGGGGCCGACTCCTTCGCGGAGATCGCCACCTGGCACCGGTACCGGGAGTTTCTCGCGGCGTGCGATTTCATCCTGCTTCCCCGCCCGGGAGCCGCGGGCGAGCCGTCGCCGCCGGAAGGGTTGCGTATTGAAAAAGAAAAACCGCATTGCTATAGTTGGAACGGGGAAAGCTATCTCCTGCCGGGGGGACGGAAGCTGTTCTGCCCCGCCTTCCCGGCCCTGGATATTTCTTCGCGCGGAATCCGCGAGAAGGTGGCATGCGGGAAGAGCATCCGGGGGCTCGTTCCGCCGGAGGTGGAGAAGCATATCGCCGGAAACCGGCTCTATACCCGTCCCGGGGAGGGATGA
- a CDS encoding GTPase ObgE: MRFVDEVTITVRSGDGGRGCSSFRREKHVPRGGPDGGNGGNGASVVLRAVPGLATLLDFRYRNLFRARRGVHGKGKKMHGRNAEDLVIPVPAGTMVQDADSGETLADLTRDGDSVVVAGGGRGGRGNATFATSTNQAPDYAQPGIPGEGRRLRLTLKLIASVGLVGLPNAGKSTFLASISRARPKIADYPFTTLSPVLGMVSHRDEDFVVADLPGLIEGAHRGAGLGHRFLKHAERTEVLVHVLDSSKPPREIAAAYRTVREELERFNPGLVARPALLAFNKTDLPGAREAAEKARAMLKIPEGNAYYISAATGMGVKTLLDALVALRRRPTA, translated from the coding sequence ATGCGCTTCGTCGACGAGGTCACCATCACCGTCCGCTCCGGAGACGGCGGGCGGGGGTGTTCCAGCTTTCGCCGGGAAAAACATGTGCCCCGCGGGGGGCCGGACGGCGGAAACGGCGGGAACGGCGCTAGCGTCGTCCTGCGTGCCGTCCCCGGCCTCGCCACCCTGCTCGACTTCCGGTACCGGAACCTCTTCCGGGCCCGCCGGGGCGTGCACGGAAAGGGAAAGAAGATGCACGGGCGAAACGCCGAGGACCTCGTGATCCCCGTCCCCGCCGGGACCATGGTCCAGGACGCCGACAGCGGGGAAACGCTCGCGGACCTTACCCGGGACGGCGATTCCGTGGTCGTCGCCGGCGGCGGGAGGGGGGGGCGGGGTAACGCCACCTTCGCCACCTCGACGAACCAGGCCCCCGATTACGCCCAACCGGGAATCCCGGGGGAGGGGCGCCGCCTCCGGCTCACGCTGAAGCTCATCGCGAGCGTCGGGCTGGTCGGGCTCCCGAACGCCGGGAAATCGACTTTCCTCGCAAGCATCTCCCGCGCCCGTCCGAAGATCGCCGATTATCCCTTCACCACCCTCTCCCCCGTGCTCGGCATGGTGTCCCACCGGGACGAGGATTTCGTGGTGGCCGACCTTCCCGGGCTGATCGAGGGGGCACACCGGGGGGCAGGGCTGGGGCACCGGTTCCTCAAGCACGCGGAACGGACCGAGGTGCTGGTCCATGTCCTGGACTCCTCGAAGCCGCCGCGGGAGATCGCCGCCGCCTACCGGACCGTGCGGGAGGAGCTGGAACGGTTCAACCCCGGGCTCGTCGCCCGCCCGGCCCTGCTCGCCTTCAACAAGACCGACCTCCCCGGCGCGCGGGAGGCGGCGGAAAAGGCCCGGGCGATGTTGAAAATCCCGGAAGGGAATGCCTATTATATTTCCGCGGCCACCGGGATGGGGGTCAAGACCCTGCTGGATGCCCTGGTGGCGCTCCGGAGAAGGCCGACGGCATGA
- a CDS encoding glutamate 5-kinase, with the protein MNPDSAAARASLLRSRRIRRVVVKLGSGTLADVEAGLRLPTIRALASQVTASWERDGIRFVVVTSGAIAAGRKKLGMREKPRTIALKQAAAAVGQTTLMQAYERAFERRGRQVGQLLLTHEDFESRERYINARNTIETLLARGIVPIINENDTVATEEIRLGDNDHLAALVTQMVGADLMVLLTDRKGVFDRDPLRHRDARLLPLLERITEERIRAASGQSRGTVGTGGMGSKLLSARLASDSGIPVVIASGLSPRSLADILAGKEVGTLILPGGPGKANRRKMWIAYARHPHGTITVDDGAILVLREQGKSLLPAGITGVRGTFRSGDAVSISDRRGREVARGISSWDSGQVEAGMGKKTPDVRALLGENLPAEVVHRDNLTILPRHEGAGEGKRADR; encoded by the coding sequence ATGAATCCTGACAGCGCGGCGGCGCGTGCATCCCTGCTCCGTTCCCGCAGGATCCGCAGGGTCGTGGTGAAACTCGGAAGCGGAACGCTCGCCGACGTCGAGGCGGGGCTCCGCCTCCCCACGATCCGCGCCCTCGCCTCCCAGGTGACCGCCTCCTGGGAGCGGGACGGGATCCGCTTCGTGGTCGTCACCTCGGGAGCGATCGCGGCGGGGCGCAAGAAGCTGGGGATGCGGGAGAAGCCGCGCACCATCGCCCTCAAGCAGGCGGCTGCGGCCGTGGGGCAGACCACCCTGATGCAGGCCTACGAGCGCGCCTTCGAGCGGCGGGGGCGGCAGGTCGGCCAGCTGCTGCTCACCCACGAGGACTTCGAAAGCCGGGAACGGTACATCAACGCGCGGAACACGATCGAGACGCTTCTGGCGCGGGGGATCGTCCCGATCATCAACGAGAACGACACCGTCGCCACCGAGGAGATCCGGCTGGGGGACAACGACCACCTCGCCGCCCTGGTCACCCAGATGGTCGGAGCCGACCTCATGGTGCTGCTCACCGACCGGAAGGGGGTGTTCGACCGGGACCCGCTCCGCCACCGCGACGCCCGCCTCCTCCCCCTGCTCGAGCGCATCACGGAGGAGAGGATCCGGGCCGCTTCCGGGCAGTCCCGGGGGACCGTCGGGACCGGCGGCATGGGCTCCAAGCTCCTCTCGGCGAGGCTGGCGAGCGACTCGGGGATCCCCGTGGTGATCGCCTCGGGGCTGTCGCCCCGCTCCCTCGCCGACATCCTCGCGGGGAAGGAGGTCGGAACGCTGATCCTGCCCGGCGGCCCCGGGAAGGCAAACCGGCGGAAGATGTGGATCGCCTACGCGAGGCATCCCCACGGGACGATCACCGTCGACGACGGGGCGATCCTGGTCCTCCGGGAGCAGGGAAAAAGCCTGCTCCCCGCGGGGATCACGGGGGTGCGCGGGACCTTCCGCAGCGGCGACGCCGTCTCCATCAGCGACCGGCGGGGACGGGAGGTCGCGCGGGGGATCAGTTCCTGGGACAGCGGGCAGGTCGAGGCGGGAATGGGGAAGAAGACTCCCGACGTCCGCGCGCTCCTCGGGGAGAATCTCCCCGCCGAGGTGGTCCACCGGGACAACCTGACGATCCTCCCCCGCCACGAGGGGGCCGGGGAAGGGAAAAGAGCGGACCGGTAG
- a CDS encoding 50S ribosomal protein L27, producing MAHKKGVGSSRNGRDSQSKRLGVKAYGGELVTAGSIIVRQRGTAVHPGQNVGVGRDHTLFALIDGTVQFQRFGKDRKRVSVLYAS from the coding sequence ATGGCGCACAAAAAAGGGGTCGGAAGCTCCCGGAACGGGCGGGACAGCCAGAGCAAGCGGCTCGGCGTGAAGGCCTACGGCGGGGAACTGGTGACCGCCGGCTCGATCATCGTGCGCCAGCGGGGAACCGCCGTCCATCCCGGACAGAACGTCGGGGTCGGAAGGGACCATACCCTGTTCGCCCTGATCGACGGGACGGTCCAGTTCCAGCGGTTCGGGAAAGACCGCAAGAGGGTGTCCGTCCTCTACGCATCGTAG
- a CDS encoding ribosome silencing factor, with protein sequence MTAITTRETLIRCARMAQEKKAVGIRALDVRESASFTDYFLICSGTSDRQVTTIAGHIEETLRKEGTRPFVVEGVRDGRWVLLDYADMVVHVFLDEVREFYKFDRLWGSAAEIPVPEDQ encoded by the coding sequence ATGACCGCCATCACGACCAGGGAGACGCTGATCCGTTGCGCCCGGATGGCGCAGGAAAAGAAGGCCGTCGGCATCCGGGCCCTGGACGTCCGGGAAAGCGCATCCTTCACCGACTATTTCCTGATCTGCTCGGGCACCTCGGACCGTCAGGTGACCACCATCGCCGGCCACATCGAGGAGACGCTCCGGAAGGAAGGGACGCGGCCCTTCGTCGTCGAGGGAGTCCGGGACGGTCGCTGGGTGCTGCTGGACTACGCCGACATGGTCGTGCACGTGTTCCTGGACGAGGTCCGGGAATTCTACAAGTTCGACCGGCTCTGGGGATCCGCCGCCGAGATCCCCGTGCCGGAGGACCAATAG
- a CDS encoding glutamate-5-semialdehyde dehydrogenase: MTELRNSVNEVCRAAREAAARIGHAGASEKNRALSAMARGLREQSERILRENRTDLAAAADRGLSGAMVDRLALDEGRIAQMAAGIEEVVSLPDPVGEVERMWRRPNGLWVGKMRIPLGVIGIIYESRPNVTADSAALCVKSGNAVILRGGSEAIHSNLAIAEILREALASSGLPEDAVSVIRRTDRAAIDEMLRAEEYIDLIIPRGGEGLIRSVAEKSRIPVIKHYKGVCHIYVDEDPDLPQAISVCVNAKVQRPGVCNAMETLLVHERAAGSFLPAAAAEMVRHGVEIRGCPETVRLVPAAKPAREEDWGTEFLDLILAVRVVPSMEAALSHIRTYGSLHTEAILTKDHARAMRFIREVDSSLVLVNASTRFNDGFQLGLGAEIGISTTKIHAFGPMGLTELTTTKFIAFGDGQVRT, from the coding sequence ATGACGGAACTCCGGAATTCGGTGAACGAGGTCTGCCGCGCCGCGCGGGAGGCGGCCGCGCGGATCGGGCATGCCGGCGCCTCCGAGAAGAACCGTGCCCTTTCCGCCATGGCCCGGGGGCTGCGGGAGCAGTCGGAACGGATCCTCCGGGAGAACCGGACGGACCTTGCGGCCGCCGCGGACCGGGGGCTTTCCGGCGCGATGGTCGACCGCCTCGCCCTGGACGAGGGGAGGATCGCCCAGATGGCGGCCGGAATCGAGGAGGTGGTCTCCCTTCCCGACCCGGTGGGGGAAGTCGAGCGGATGTGGAGGCGCCCGAACGGGCTCTGGGTGGGAAAAATGCGGATCCCCCTCGGGGTGATCGGGATCATCTACGAATCGCGGCCGAACGTGACGGCCGACTCCGCCGCGCTGTGCGTCAAGTCGGGAAACGCCGTCATCCTCCGGGGCGGATCGGAGGCGATCCACTCCAACCTCGCCATCGCGGAAATCCTGAGGGAAGCGCTCGCCTCCTCCGGCCTTCCGGAGGACGCGGTCTCGGTGATCCGGCGGACCGACCGGGCGGCGATCGACGAGATGCTCCGGGCGGAGGAGTACATCGACCTCATCATCCCCCGCGGCGGGGAAGGGCTGATCCGCAGCGTCGCGGAAAAGTCCCGCATCCCGGTCATCAAGCACTACAAGGGGGTCTGCCACATCTACGTGGACGAGGATCCGGATCTGCCGCAGGCGATCTCCGTCTGCGTGAACGCCAAGGTCCAGCGTCCCGGCGTCTGCAACGCGATGGAGACGCTGCTCGTCCACGAGAGGGCGGCCGGCTCCTTCCTGCCCGCCGCCGCGGCCGAGATGGTCCGGCACGGTGTCGAGATCCGCGGCTGCCCGGAGACGGTGCGGCTCGTGCCGGCGGCGAAGCCCGCGAGGGAGGAGGACTGGGGTACCGAGTTTCTCGACCTGATCCTGGCGGTGCGCGTGGTCCCCTCGATGGAGGCGGCCCTCTCGCATATCCGGACGTACGGCTCCCTGCACACCGAGGCGATTCTCACGAAGGATCATGCGCGGGCGATGCGCTTCATCCGCGAGGTGGACTCCTCGCTGGTGCTCGTGAACGCCTCCACCCGGTTCAACGACGGGTTCCAGCTGGGCCTGGGCGCCGAGATCGGGATCAGCACCACCAAGATCCACGCGTTCGGCCCGATGGGGCTGACCGAGCTCACCACGACGAAGTTCATCGCCTTCGGGGACGGCCAGGTCCGGACGTAG
- a CDS encoding 50S ribosomal protein L21: protein MYAVVRTGGKQLRVAPGDVIQVEKLPVETGSEVELTDVLLVSSEQGTTVGAPTVPNAKVLCVSLGDGKGKKIVVYKFKRRKNYARKQGHRQAFTRLSVREIRVG from the coding sequence ATGTATGCCGTGGTCCGCACCGGGGGGAAGCAGCTCCGCGTCGCCCCCGGGGATGTCATCCAGGTCGAGAAGCTCCCGGTCGAGACCGGCTCCGAGGTCGAGCTCACCGACGTGCTGCTCGTCTCCTCCGAACAGGGAACGACCGTGGGCGCCCCCACCGTCCCGAACGCGAAGGTCCTTTGCGTCTCGCTCGGGGATGGCAAGGGGAAGAAGATCGTGGTCTACAAGTTCAAGCGGCGGAAGAACTACGCCCGCAAGCAGGGGCACCGCCAGGCCTTCACCCGGCTCTCGGTCCGGGAAATCCGGGTAGGATAA